From Mesorhizobium sp. Pch-S:
CGAAGGCGAGAACTCGACCGGCGGCCCGGACAAGCGTGTGCCGTTTGGTCGTGAGGAAGTGCAACTTTCCTTCGCGCCGCTGGTCAAGCAGACGGCGCCCGCCGTCGTCAACGTCTATGCTTCGCAGACCGCCAGGGTGCGCTCGCCTTTCGATGGCGATCCCTTCTTCGAGGAATTCTTCGGCCGCTCCGTGCCGCGTGCGCAGTCCTCGCTGGGCTCCGGCGTTCTGGTTGATCCAAGCGGCATCGTCGTCACCAACTTCCACGTCATCAAGAACGCCGATGAGGTCAAGGTAGCCACCTCGGACGGGCGCGAATTCACCTCCAAGGTGATGCTGAAGGACGAGACGCTCGATCTCGCGGTGCTGAAGATCTCCGCGGACAAGCCGTTCCCTGTCGTTCCGATCGGCGATTCCGATGCGCTCGAGGTCGGCGACCTCGTGCTGGCCATCGGCAACCCGTTCGGCGTTGGCCAGACCACGACGTCCGGTATCGTTTCGGCGCTTGCGCGCAGCCATATCGGCATCTCGGACTCCGGCTACTTCATCCAGACCGATGCCGCCATCAATCCCGGCAATTCGGGTGGTGCGCTGATCAACATGGGTGGCCAGCTGGTTGGCATCAACACCGCCATCTACAGCCGCAGCGGCGGTTCCATCGGCATCGGCTTCGCTATTCCCGCCAACATGGTGCGCGCCTTTGCGGAAGCCGCCAAGGCCGGCAGCGACTTCTTCGAGCGCCCCTATATCGGCGCTGAGTTCGAGGCAGTCACACCGCAGATCGCAGAATCGCTGGGCATAGAGAAAGTGGGTGGCGCGCTCGTCTCTTCCGTCGCCGATGGTGGTCCGGCCGCCAAGGCAGGTCTGAAGCCCGGCGATGTCGTCCAGACGCTGAATGGCGCTGTCATTGAGGGCATCGAAGCGCTCGACTACCGCATGGCGACGCTGACGATTGGCTCGAACGCGACGTTCGGCGTTCTCACCAAGGGCCAGCAGCAGCAGATCGCCATCGCCCTTGAGCGCGCCCCGGAGGGGCTCGCCACGCAGCAGATACTCCTGCGCGGCCGCAGCCCGTTCGCGGGAGCCAGGGTCGCCGATCTTTCGCCACGCCTCGCGCAGCGTCTCGGGTTGCGCAGTGACGCCAAGGGCGTGGCGCTTGTCGACGTCGCCAGCGCTTCGCCGGCATCGGATTTCGGCTTCCAGCCGGGCGACATCGTGCGTGAGGTGAATGGCATCACCATCGATTCCGCCAAGCGGCTGGAAGAAGCTGCACTGCAAAGCACGCGCTGGTGGCGCTTTACGGTGGAGCGGGGTGGGCAGACACTGCGACAGGTCCTACGTTATTAGGTCTGAATGACCCATCTAGGAGCGTGGAAACACGCGTGACACTGCCCCATGGCCGACCTGTTTGGAAGCAATGACGTTGAGACGACGCCACTCGGACGGCCGTTGGCCGACCGGTTGCGCCCGAAGACGCTTGCCGAGGTCGTCGGTCAGGAGCACTTGACCGGACCGGATGGCGCGCTGTCGCGCATGATCGCGTCGGGTTCGCTGGGCTCGATGATTTTCTGGGGACCACCCGGCACCGGCAAGACGACGGTGGCAAGGCTGCTCGCCGGTGAAACCAGCCTGGCTTTCGAACAGATTTCGGCGATCTTCTCCGGCGTGGCGGACCTGAAGAAAGTGTTCGAGACCGCCCGCTTGCGCCGCACCAATGGGCGCCAGACGCTGTTGTTCGTCGACGAGATACATCGCTTCAACCGCGCTCAGCAGGACAGCTTCCTGCCGGTGATGGAGGACGGCACCGTCATTCTGGTCGGGGCCACCACCGAAAATCCATCCTTCGAACTGAACGCGGCGCTTCTGTCCCGCGCGCGCGTGCTGGTGTTCCAGTCGCTCGGCGAAGACAGCATCGCCAAGCTGCTGGAACGGGCAGAGGAGACGGAAGGCAAGCCGCTGCCGCTCGACGGGGAAGCGAGGGAGGCGCTTGTGCGCATGGCGGACGGCGACGGCCGCGCTTCGCTGACGCTCGCCGAGGAAGTGTGGCGTGCGGCCAAGCCTGGCGAGGTTTTCGATGCCGCCGGCCTGCAAGGTGTGGTGCAGCGGCGCGCGCCGATCTACGACAAGGGCCAGGACGGCCACTACAATCTGATCTCGGCGCTGCACAAATCCGTGCGCGGTTCCGATCCCGACGCGGCGCTCTATTACCTGTCACGCATGTTCGATGCTGGCGAGGATCCGCTTTATCTCGGGCGGCGACTGGTGCGCATGGCGGTCGAGGACATCGGCCTGGCCGATCCGCAGGCGCTCGTCATCGCCAATGCGGCGAAGGATGCCTACGACTATCTCGGCTCGCCGGAAGGCGAACTGGCCTTCGCGCAGGCCTGCGTCTACCTGGCCACGGCGCCGAAATCGAACGCCGTCTACAACGCCTTCAAGGCAGCGACGCGGGCGGCCAAGGAGAATGGTTCGCTGCTGCCGCCCAAGCATATCCTCAATGCGCCGACCAAGCTGATGAAGGAAGAGAGCTACGGCGCCGGCTACCGGTACGACCACGATGAACCGGACGCCTTTTCAGGCCAGGACTATTTCCCGGAAAAGATGGGGCGGCAGACCTTCTATGATCCGCCGGAGCGTGGCTTCGAACGCGAGATCAGGAAACGCCTCGACTATTGGTCGAAGCTGAGGAAGGAGAGGGGTGAATAACCCCACTCCTGGAAGGCAAAGAGCAATCTAGGCTTTCCGTCCAGTTTCCCGTCTGTATCTTGCAACCCAATCGCTGCTTGTCGCATCGGCCAGCCTGGCTGTGCCGACCTTGACGGTCCTGGCAAGTACGGGATCCCTGCCGAGACCAGACAGTACTTTCGACAGAGCAAGTTGCGGGTCGTCAGACATTGTCTCGTATGTCAGTCGCAGCGGTTCGATGGCGCGCGATCTGAAGAAATTGGCCCAGGATGCATCGTCTTCTTCCAGCTCCCTGACAGTCTGGGCGATCTGGCCGCCATCGTAGGCGACGGGCCGTGGCGTTTCTTCGCCCTCGAGTACGGTACCGTCGCTGTTCCTGTGCCACAGGCCGCTCTGCCGGGCACGGATCAGGGAGACCGCCTGCGCAACCTTGTCCAGGCGCGAGAGGTGGATGTAGAGCGTCGGCCCGAAGGTTTCCTCCAGCCTTGCCGCCACGTCCGCCTTGCCGCCGGCGATGTTGTCCAGTCGTCGTGACGCGCCGGCGACACTGGCCCACATCAGGCGCAGGCCGAAAGTCCCGGTGTCGTTGGTGCCGACCCGCCGCATTGCCGTGACATAGGCCTTGTCGAATTGGACGTCGTCCGGGCCTCGCGCCGGCTCGACACCCCACTCCTCGGCCCACTCGGCGATGTCCTCCTGCCGGAAATAGGAATGCGGGCATCCTGCCACGCGGGTCTCGGTCAACATGCGGCAAAGCAGGGTGCTGCCTGAGCGCGGCGTGCCGCAGACGATGTAGGAGGAGAACTGCATTGTCGGCGACACCTGTGGCACGGTCGCTCAGCTCGCGCGAGCTGAGCGGGAAGGCATTACCGCGACAGTGCCGGCATGTCATGGGGCCAGGAGGTGCTCGAAGAGTATCTTCGTGCCGAGGCCGACGAGGGCGATGCCGCCGACGATTTCGGCATATCTGCCGAAGCGGGCGCCCAGATACCGACCCGCAAGGACACCGCCTGTCGACATCACCATGGTGGCCAGGCCGATCGCCACCGCGATCACGACGATGTTGACGTTCAGAAAGGCCAGCGAGACGCCGACAGCCATGGCATCGAGGCTTGTTCCGACCGCGGTCGCCAGCAGGCCGAACGCCGAAGGGTTGCTGATGTCTTCCTGGGTTGTGTCCTGCCGTGACAGGGCATGGATCGTCATCCTGCCGCCGACGGCGGCCAGCAGAACGAACGCAACCCAGTGATCGACCGCCTGGATATACTGGCTGGCGGCGACACCCAGCGCCCAGCCGATGAGGGGCGTCAGCATCTCGACGACGCCGAACACAAGTCCGGTTCGAAATGCCTGCGACAGGGTCGGGCGGACGGGGGAGGCGCCGCGCCCGAGCGCGGCAATCAAGGCGTCGACAGACATGCCGATCGCCAGCACGGCAATGGAAACGGGTGACATCGCTGATCCCGGAGTTAGGACGTTGGCCGGACGAGTGGAGCTTTCCTGTCCAGGAAAAGCTGTCGTCACGGTCTTGCCGAGCGCCAAGGCGCCGGCCGCACCACGCGAGAACGCGAGTATGTTGATGCGGCCCCGTTTCCGGTGGCTACTCCCCGATGACCGCTGACTATCAAACGGCAGCGCTGTCGTCAATACGCTTTGAGTTTTAATTCATAATTTTCAATGGTTTAGCCTTGGCTATCTTTGCGCGATAGAGGCAAGAAACACTGCTTTGGCAAAGCGGAAAAGGTCAGGATCGGCTGGGCGTTCGAGGCCTGTCCCGCTATCCCAATGCCGCATAAAAAACCGCTCCGTTGAAACGGAGCGGTGGTTCGTGAAGCCGGATCCGGCGTCTGCGTTTTCAGGTGTTTGCGGGAATGCGTGCGATGACCTTGATCTCGAAATCGAAGCCGGCCAGCCAGTTGACGCCGATCGCGGTCCAGTTCGGGTAGGGCGCCTTGTCGAAGATCTGGTTCTTGACTGCCATGAGGGTCTCGAACTGGTTCTCGGGGTCCGTATGGAAGGTGGTGACGTCGACAATATCATCGAACGTGCAGCCACCGGCTTTCAGTGTTGCCCTCAGGTTTTCGAAGGCCAGTTCGACCTGGCGCTTGAAATCAGGCTCGGGGGAGCCGTCGGGACGGCTGCCGACCTGACCCGAAACGAACAGCAGATCGCTGGAACGGATCGCAGCCGAATAGCCGTGGGCTTCGTAGAGAGCATGCCGGTCAGCCGGGAAAACCGGTTCGCGCTGTGCCATGTTTTGTCCTTTTCAGGTTTTCGCGCCGTGCCGATGCAAAGGCGTGGAGCAGGGATGCATCGGTCGGCATATGCGAGATTGACATACGCAGCGTATGTAAGGTTGCGCGGCGATGTTTCAATACGCATACGGCGCGTATGCAAACGGCGGTTCGCAATCGGGTATCCGGGGTCGCGAAGGACCCCGGATGCCCGATGCTAGAATGTCAGTCCGCAGGCACGGCGAATGGCGACCTGGACCGGCGAAGGCGGCAATGCCGGATCGAACTCACCTCTGGGCTTGAGCGGCGGCTGCGCCAGGAAGCGGGGCTGCACGCCCCGATGTGGCTGTGCGGCATGCACCAGAAACGGATGGCATAGATAGACGGTGCCGGCCGCGCCGGTTGCCAGGTCGATCTCGCAAGCCTGTGTGGACGCGTAACCGTCTGCGGAAAGCTGCCTCAGTGTTGCGCCGGCCTCGCCGTACGGCAGGAGCTCGCGTGCGATGGCGGCGTGGGAGCCCCTGCGGATCCTGGTCGGCGCGTCATCGGGTCCGATATCCGAAAACAGGAACAGCATCAGCAAGGCGCGACCACTGCTCTTTACATTGGCGCGCCACTCCATGAAGTCCGGATTGCTGGTGCCAAAGCTGACATCCACGTGCCAGCCATCGTCATCAAGGCCCTGCCTCGACGGAAAGCGGATTGGAAACGTTCCGAGCGCCGCGGGCGCATACCAGCGACCTTCTCCGACGAGCTGGTCGTAGGCCCGGTGCAGGCAGGGGCTGTTGGCAGCTTCGACAAAAGGCGGTGATGACATCGAGCCGACGCGGATGACCGGCTTCGTCCAAGTCTCGGGTTCATCCGGCGACAGGCCGATTTCTGCCCACAGCTCGTCCCGGCATTGTCGGGCAAGGCTGCTGCTGAAGGCGTTGTCTATCCTGACGAAACCATCGTCGATGAACTGCTGGACCTGATCGGGCGTCAGGCCGGAAAGAGCGGTTCCGGGCATTGTGCGTTCTTCCTTGAGTGCCGCATTGGTGGCGGCGAGTCTGATCTGGCGGCGCGAGCACGCCGCACGCTCGGGTCGTTCGGAAACGACCGACAGCGTTCAGATCAGCGGGAAGAATGTGGACGTGAACATGATGCCGTAGCCTACGGCGTGAGCCGGGGGAATTCAAGGTTGCGTCGGGCAACAGTCGGGCGCTGCCGCTCGAAGGTGCACTAGACGGTTAGGTCGGGGCGATCTCCTCACAGCGCGCCATGGCCCAGCGCAGGTCTGCCATGTCGCCGGTCGAGGCGCATTCGAAGACCTGCTGAAGCCCGATACGCAGTTGATAGCAGCGCAAGGTCTGGACATTGGTCGATAAGTCCGCGCGATGCTTTTCGAAGAAGCGCGCCTGCACTTCCATGCAGGCCAGCCAGGGGCGCCAGAAGAAGATATTGGCTACATCGTAGAGCGGATCGCCGAACAGTGCCTCGCTCCAGTCGATCACACCGGTGATGGCGAGGCCGTCGGTCAGCACATTGTTCGAGCCGAAATCGCCGTGTACCAGGCATCTGCTTTCCGGACACAGCGGAATGAGCTCCGCGAGCAGGCGCAGATGCCGGTCGATCCAGTGCCGGTCGACCGTCGATTCCTGACCTGGCCAGTCATGGTGTTGGGGATTGGCGACGGCTGCAAGGAAATCGCGCCAACTTGCGTGTCCGCCGCTGCCGCTGGCATCGAAACGACCGAAGCCCACCGTGTCGTCCAGAGGTGCATCCGCGATGGCGTGCATGACTTCGTCGACGCGGCCAACGATTGCCGGCAGTTCGGCTGGCGTCAGGTCCTGCAGGGTTTTGCCCATGACACGCCTTGAAACGCAATAAGCATGCCCCTCTATCTCGCCGATCGACAGAATTTGTGGGATCGGCAAGCTGGCGGAAGCGAAGTGCCGATAGCAAAAGGCATCCTTGTGAAAGCTTTCGGCCAGCCGGTTGATGCGCAGGATGAAGTCTTCATTCGCGAGCCGGATGCCGAAGACCTGCGATTCCTCGCCCTGCGATACGGAGGTCCAGGCCGAGATCGGTCCCAGGTCGCGCTGCAGGGCCGACGTTATGGCCTGGTGGGACAGTCTTGGCTTCATGTTCCTTGCAGCGGCTCCGGTATTTCGGATCTGGCGATGCGATGCAATCAGGCAAAGTCAAAGTGGCGATGTATCCTTTTAGTTGACATTGTGAACCAATATAAGTTCACCTTATCAACCATATTCAGCCTGCCACTCGTGCGGGCGTATCCCAGGGAGCGAGATAGCATGCACATATACGACTATATCGTGGTCGGCGCAGGATCGTCCGGCTGTGTGCTTGCGAACAGGCTGGTGTCCGCCAGCAAAAGCGTACTCCTGCTCGAAGCCGGCCCCCGTGACAACACGCCCTTCATCCATGTCCCCGCCACCTTCGTGCGTGTGCTCGGAACGAAACGGACGTGGATGTATCAGACCGAGCCCGAACCAGGCGCTAACGGCCGTGTGCTGACGGTCCCACAAGGCCGCACACTGGGAGGCGGATCATCGGTCAACGCCATGATCTATATCCGTGGGCAGGCCGAGGACTACGACGAATGGCGCCAACTCGGCTGCCGTGGCTGGGGCTATGAAGACGTCCTGCCTGTTTTTCGTCGCTGCGAGGACAACGAAACCTACTCGAATGCGTTTCACGGCGTTAGCGGGCCATTGAAGGTTTCCGAGCCACGCCACAGGCACCCGATCAGCTCCGCTTTCGTGCGGGCCGCGCAAGAGGTCGGACTGCCGTTCAACGCGGATTTCAATGGTGCTGAACAGGCTGGCGTCGGTTTCTATCAGACAACCACGTTCGCCCAACGAAGAGGTTCGACCGCCGCGACCTATTTGAAAGCCGTGCGCAGGTCGCCACTCCTGACCCTGCGAACCGGCTGCATGGTCCACGGACTGCAGCTTGAGAACGGCGCCGCGAGCGGGGTCCGATATCGCGCGGACAATGGTGAAAGTGGCACGGCGGCAGCGAGGGAGGAGATCATCTTGTGTGCCGGGGCACTCGCCACGCCGAAGCTTCTGATGCTGTCCGGCATCGGTCCGGCATCGGAGCTGGCGGCCTTCGGTATTCCGGTCGTACGCGACCTGCCGGGGGTCGGAGAGAATTTTCAGGACCATATCACTGCGTCGGTCTACGGTATCACCGACCGGCCAATTTCGCTCAAAGGGCAGGATCGCGGCTGGCGGGCAGCCTTGAATGCGCTGCAATATCTGTGTGGCCGCGGTGGCCTTCTCGCTTCGAACGTCGTCGAAACAGGCGGGTTTATCGATACGTCGGGTTGCGGAAGGCCTGATGTGCAGTTCCATGTCACGCCTGCCCTCGTCGGTGATGCGACGCGTCAACCGATGGAAGGTCATGGTGTTTCGATCAATCCGTGCATATTGCGACCGGTTTCCCGGGGGAAAGTGACTTTGCGGAGCGCAAAGCCGCAGGATGTCATCCGGTTCATCGGCAACAATCTGACGGCACCGGAGGATGTCGATACGCTGCTGCGCGGGGTGAAGCTGGCGCGGGCCATTCTCGCCGCGCCGTCAATGCGGGCGTTGGGCTTCAGCGAACTGACACCCGGAGAGGTCGCGGATACTGAGATGGTGTCGTACATCCGGTCGATGGCCAAGACCGTCTACCATCCTGCCGGCACCTGCAGGATGGGTAACGACCCGCTGGCGGTGGTGGACGACCAATTGAGGGTCAGAGGGATACCGCGATTGAGGGTCGCTGATGCATCCGTCATGCCGACGCTGGTCAGTGGAAACACCAATGCACCTTGCATCATGATCGCCGAACGCTGCGCTGATTTCATGTTGGCCGCATAGACCTGAAGTCGTGTGAACAGGCCATCCGGCGGCAATGCACTGAAAAGGTGAGTGCTATCCTCCAATTTTGCGAGATGCTGGCTGGTACGGGTTTTGTGCCGTCTTGTGCACGACAGCAATTGCGCCTATGCAGCCGTCACTGGGGTGAATGCGTCGCGGCCGAGGGCGCGGCGAAACTCTTATAAAGGGTGGCGCCAGGCGCCAGGCTCACATGACCAAAGATCAACGCAAGGCAATCCGCAAGGCCGCCATCGCCGTCGTGCTTCTGGGGCTCGGTTTCTATTTCATCCCGATCATCACGCTGATCTGGCTCATTTGCGGGCTCATCGATGTGCTCCGCAACAAGAAGAAGGACCAGCGGCTGTTCAGCCTTTATTTCACGGGCAACGGCATGTTCACATGGCTGCTGTCGCCCTTCAATCTGCTGGTCGACCTGATCAGCTACAAGAACTGGGGTGTGTGGAAGCTGGAGCAGTTTCCGGCCGACTACCAGCGTGAAGTCAACGAGGTGCTCAATGTCTTCAAGGAGCGCCGCAACGAGATCATCGCTGACATCGATGCCAATTTCGGGACCGGCCGGCGCGGCATGTACGTCTACCAGTGGTACGGCAAGCACAAGATCGACAACGTGCCGGAATTCAACAAGGACTTCAAATATGTGAAGACGATTGCGGTCTCTGTGTTTTCGGGCCGCGAATCGACGTCCTGGCATTTCGGTCCGCTGCGTCTCTCGCTGCGGGTGCTGTACAATCTGATTCCGGTGAACGCCGAAATCTTCGTCGAATGCCAGGATGCCAGGAACTACTGGCACGACAATCCGATGTATATCTTCGACGACACGCTGCTGCATCGCTCGGTCAACGAATATGATGGCCGCCGCTACTGCGTCTTCATGGACG
This genomic window contains:
- a CDS encoding DegQ family serine endoprotease; translation: MRPNRLSLILFSAFAALSLAFAPGGSLAQENAQQPPAKSEPGLSDVLTDLLHGVEGENSTGGPDKRVPFGREEVQLSFAPLVKQTAPAVVNVYASQTARVRSPFDGDPFFEEFFGRSVPRAQSSLGSGVLVDPSGIVVTNFHVIKNADEVKVATSDGREFTSKVMLKDETLDLAVLKISADKPFPVVPIGDSDALEVGDLVLAIGNPFGVGQTTTSGIVSALARSHIGISDSGYFIQTDAAINPGNSGGALINMGGQLVGINTAIYSRSGGSIGIGFAIPANMVRAFAEAAKAGSDFFERPYIGAEFEAVTPQIAESLGIEKVGGALVSSVADGGPAAKAGLKPGDVVQTLNGAVIEGIEALDYRMATLTIGSNATFGVLTKGQQQQIAIALERAPEGLATQQILLRGRSPFAGARVADLSPRLAQRLGLRSDAKGVALVDVASASPASDFGFQPGDIVREVNGITIDSAKRLEEAALQSTRWWRFTVERGGQTLRQVLRY
- a CDS encoding RidA family protein; its protein translation is MAQREPVFPADRHALYEAHGYSAAIRSSDLLFVSGQVGSRPDGSPEPDFKRQVELAFENLRATLKAGGCTFDDIVDVTTFHTDPENQFETLMAVKNQIFDKAPYPNWTAIGVNWLAGFDFEIKVIARIPANT
- a CDS encoding manganese efflux pump MntP family protein, with amino-acid sequence MSPVSIAVLAIGMSVDALIAALGRGASPVRPTLSQAFRTGLVFGVVEMLTPLIGWALGVAASQYIQAVDHWVAFVLLAAVGGRMTIHALSRQDTTQEDISNPSAFGLLATAVGTSLDAMAVGVSLAFLNVNIVVIAVAIGLATMVMSTGGVLAGRYLGARFGRYAEIVGGIALVGLGTKILFEHLLAP
- a CDS encoding aspartyl/asparaginyl beta-hydroxylase domain-containing protein produces the protein MTKDQRKAIRKAAIAVVLLGLGFYFIPIITLIWLICGLIDVLRNKKKDQRLFSLYFTGNGMFTWLLSPFNLLVDLISYKNWGVWKLEQFPADYQREVNEVLNVFKERRNEIIADIDANFGTGRRGMYVYQWYGKHKIDNVPEFNKDFKYVKTIAVSVFSGRESTSWHFGPLRLSLRVLYNLIPVNAEIFVECQDARNYWHDNPMYIFDDTLLHRSVNEYDGRRYCVFMDVIRPSPVPGLVAGLLTIVSMSVERINSLFYKNWKMISSSKGKKAQA
- a CDS encoding replication-associated recombination protein A; its protein translation is MADLFGSNDVETTPLGRPLADRLRPKTLAEVVGQEHLTGPDGALSRMIASGSLGSMIFWGPPGTGKTTVARLLAGETSLAFEQISAIFSGVADLKKVFETARLRRTNGRQTLLFVDEIHRFNRAQQDSFLPVMEDGTVILVGATTENPSFELNAALLSRARVLVFQSLGEDSIAKLLERAEETEGKPLPLDGEAREALVRMADGDGRASLTLAEEVWRAAKPGEVFDAAGLQGVVQRRAPIYDKGQDGHYNLISALHKSVRGSDPDAALYYLSRMFDAGEDPLYLGRRLVRMAVEDIGLADPQALVIANAAKDAYDYLGSPEGELAFAQACVYLATAPKSNAVYNAFKAATRAAKENGSLLPPKHILNAPTKLMKEESYGAGYRYDHDEPDAFSGQDYFPEKMGRQTFYDPPERGFEREIRKRLDYWSKLRKERGE
- a CDS encoding Stf0 family sulfotransferase, coding for MQFSSYIVCGTPRSGSTLLCRMLTETRVAGCPHSYFRQEDIAEWAEEWGVEPARGPDDVQFDKAYVTAMRRVGTNDTGTFGLRLMWASVAGASRRLDNIAGGKADVAARLEETFGPTLYIHLSRLDKVAQAVSLIRARQSGLWHRNSDGTVLEGEETPRPVAYDGGQIAQTVRELEEDDASWANFFRSRAIEPLRLTYETMSDDPQLALSKVLSGLGRDPVLARTVKVGTARLADATSSDWVARYRRETGRKA
- a CDS encoding phosphotransferase, whose product is MKPRLSHQAITSALQRDLGPISAWTSVSQGEESQVFGIRLANEDFILRINRLAESFHKDAFCYRHFASASLPIPQILSIGEIEGHAYCVSRRVMGKTLQDLTPAELPAIVGRVDEVMHAIADAPLDDTVGFGRFDASGSGGHASWRDFLAAVANPQHHDWPGQESTVDRHWIDRHLRLLAELIPLCPESRCLVHGDFGSNNVLTDGLAITGVIDWSEALFGDPLYDVANIFFWRPWLACMEVQARFFEKHRADLSTNVQTLRCYQLRIGLQQVFECASTGDMADLRWAMARCEEIAPT
- a CDS encoding GMC family oxidoreductase N-terminal domain-containing protein; the protein is MHIYDYIVVGAGSSGCVLANRLVSASKSVLLLEAGPRDNTPFIHVPATFVRVLGTKRTWMYQTEPEPGANGRVLTVPQGRTLGGGSSVNAMIYIRGQAEDYDEWRQLGCRGWGYEDVLPVFRRCEDNETYSNAFHGVSGPLKVSEPRHRHPISSAFVRAAQEVGLPFNADFNGAEQAGVGFYQTTTFAQRRGSTAATYLKAVRRSPLLTLRTGCMVHGLQLENGAASGVRYRADNGESGTAAAREEIILCAGALATPKLLMLSGIGPASELAAFGIPVVRDLPGVGENFQDHITASVYGITDRPISLKGQDRGWRAALNALQYLCGRGGLLASNVVETGGFIDTSGCGRPDVQFHVTPALVGDATRQPMEGHGVSINPCILRPVSRGKVTLRSAKPQDVIRFIGNNLTAPEDVDTLLRGVKLARAILAAPSMRALGFSELTPGEVADTEMVSYIRSMAKTVYHPAGTCRMGNDPLAVVDDQLRVRGIPRLRVADASVMPTLVSGNTNAPCIMIAERCADFMLAA
- a CDS encoding phytanoyl-CoA dioxygenase family protein, with protein sequence MPGTALSGLTPDQVQQFIDDGFVRIDNAFSSSLARQCRDELWAEIGLSPDEPETWTKPVIRVGSMSSPPFVEAANSPCLHRAYDQLVGEGRWYAPAALGTFPIRFPSRQGLDDDGWHVDVSFGTSNPDFMEWRANVKSSGRALLMLFLFSDIGPDDAPTRIRRGSHAAIARELLPYGEAGATLRQLSADGYASTQACEIDLATGAAGTVYLCHPFLVHAAQPHRGVQPRFLAQPPLKPRGEFDPALPPSPVQVAIRRACGLTF